ATCCGCCGGCCGGGCTGGCGCGCGCTTAAGCTCACGcgccaaagacaaaaacaacaggaaGCAGACGGGGGCGGGGGTGAAAGAAGGTAAGCGTCGGTCGACTCGCGGCCAATCAGTAGCAAAGGTGTAGCAGGCCTCGACCAATAGGCAGCCGGGTGGGGCGTGGTCATAGCCGTGAAAGGCGCTTTGGTCGGGGGCGGGGTGGACTGCTGTCTGAGGGGCGGGGCCAAGGAGTCAGCGGTGTCACGGTAAACTCGATGAACCCAGTGAACTCGTGCACGCGCTGCGCGTTGCCGTCACGTGCCCGCGCATTTCTGGAGAAGGTGGTTGATGCACTTACCAGGCTGGCAGCAGGCCGGCATGAGGTAGCAAGTGACACATCATCCGGATGCACACAGAGAACCTGCTCCATACCTTCACTACAATAAAAAATCCTGAGCTAGGCTCTAGCAATTTGGACCAAGAAAGGCCAGGGACACTTAAATGAAGTCAGGTggaaaatgcaacaaaaacacatacaagCGCCTATCGATTGTGCACATTACACCAAGGTCAAAGTTCATTCACAGTTTTATCCAACAATCAAATGACACCAAGGataaacacacacgtgcgcatGGATGCAAAAGCAGACTCAAAGTTTGACtcaaataaagataaaatgtTGTCATGTTATGAATCATTCTATAAGCCATTGCAAacgtattttgttattgtttggctgaacatacacaaatatatatgtgtgctttgttttgtgGATTTCCACCTTTTGTCTTGGATGCATGATAAGTTTGTGTTTCATCTGGCCACAAGGCGGCGGTAGAGGAGTCCAATGGAAAACTAAaccttttgtcttgttttcgTCACGACGCGCTCCtgtttgtttctgttgtttgttttgctggaGAGGACACGCCTCTCAATTTTCATCACTTCCTGGTGCAAGTCGGCCTGGCTGACTTGCAACAGGAAGCAGAAGAGCTGCAGGAGCCACAGGAAAGACCGCGGCAGTGTGGCCTCCACCGCCGTCAAAGTGCAGCTACCGCCACAATTCCTGGacagaatgaaaaatgaacatttgaattGATGGTAAAACCTTCCTTTCATACAGAGGCGTcttttggtaaaaatgagACCATTTCTATGTTGACATTTGAGGAGGCGGAAACAGATGAgttgcatttccattcatttcaatgaagtACAGGAGTGTGTTGACGAAAGGAATGAAACGCTTACCGGGGGTGGCAAGATGCGAGCGGCAGGTGCCAATACGCCTTGTTGACGGGGGTCAGGACTTCCTGTTTCGGGCTGACGACGGCATCCAGCCTATGGTGGCGCAGACTCGGGCCGTCTGTGCCGTTCGCAGCCCCCCAGCAAAAGGTGAAAGAGGACGGCGCCGCGGGGGGTGCGCGTTGATTACGCTGTGACAATCTCTCCAAACACAAAGCCAGCTGCTCTGCCATTCCTCAaagcgcgcacacaaacaccttTTGAGCTTTTTGACACCGCCGCGTTTGCACTTTCCTTggtcttacttttttttttcaggaccACATATTTGAGCTTCCTGCTCGGGTAAAGCGGCGTGGCCTTCCACTGCTTCCTGTTGGCGGTGCACAGGTAAACACGCTGAAGACAACAACACCGACCGGTCTGAGGCCCGTCAAGCGGCGTCCCACCTGGCTGCGGCGCGATCCCGCGCCCGCTGCCTTTGGAGCTTGGCGGCGTGCAGCTGACGGTACCATCTCCTCAGGCTAAAGACGCTTCCCGGACTGTGAGACGTCCGTTCTTCGGTCATCGGCTTGCCGGCTCCGTTCGACAAATCCCTGAAGGTCAAAACGACGCTCAAGTACTGTAACGCTCGGAGGACCCGGAAAGCGGCGTCACCATTCGGTGCGGTCGTCCAGGCCGAAGAGGAGCTTGACGGCAACGATGATGAGGGCGGCGGCTTGGACGTCGTACTGGGGCAGCGCGGCGTGGCTTGATGGTTCCGACGTGACGCACATCATGTCCGCCATGCTGCTGCGTTCCATCAGCATGCAAACCCACGGATGGAGCTCGTCTGGTGGAGGGTGTTaccatggtaaaaaaaaaaaaatgcatcaatcattCTCGGTTGACTTTTCTCCCCAGCCCGAGTTAGtacgttagcattagcataccGGGGAGATTGGCGTCGACCAGATAGCGCAGGCTGAGCATGGCCGGGTGCAGCGGGTCCTGGTGCCGGATCGGAGGAAAAGCGGGAAGTCGCAGGAAGCTGACGAGCGTCTGGGCCTTCCGGTGCAGCTCCTGGTGGGTGGGGAGGCTCTGCCAGGGGGCGCAGCGCTGTCAGGGCCCGAGATGGAAAATCTGCGGAGGGGCCTGACCTGCACGGTGAAGATCAGGGCCTCGGCGCAGTCCAGTCTCATCTCCTCTGGCAGATCCTGGTAGGCGTGGACGTACGGGATGTGTCCGTCGTTGGCTAGCCTGCAGACGACAGATACACCAGGTGGCTCTTTGGTCTTCAAGGCAGGGTAGGTCGCGGCTCACCTGAGAAGGTCGCCGAGCGTCAGCGCCTGGCGACTCCACACCAGCGCCAAGTGGATCAGCGCCAGCGTCTCAGTCATTCTCATGTTGCCACGGCGCGACTTGCGACGAGGCGTCGAATGGGCGTTGATGCTCTGGGAGGCTATCGACCAATCGCTGTGGCTGTCTGCGGGTTCGAGGGTCACACGTTAAGCCAACCGCTCATGATTTTTCACACGTCTGCAGCTGGCGTGCGGAGTCTGACCCGCTTGCGATGTGGACGGGCTGCTCAGGCACGTCTCGCCGTCTGTCTCGCTGGCGGATAGGAAAGACGACTCAGCCCCGCTTTCCAATTGCTTATCCACAACTtgctgaagacaaaaaaaaacaactcgaTGTCAAAAGTGTATGACGTCTCGGACGGCAAGCCTTACCACTTGGAATTTGGCGCTCTCGTCGGGGTCGCGCGTGTACGCCTGCTTGCTCATCTGCAGGAAGCGTCGCCACAGCGGCCACAACACGTCGTCCTAAAGCACAGCACAGTCACAACACGCCCACACGGGCAATCACGCCACGGCGTCCATAGTGCCACCTTAAAGCTCGGCGGGACACCCAGCATGATCAGCGCGGCCGCTTGCTTCATCAGGATGAACTGGAAGCCTTCGCACGCCACCCACTGGCGTCTTCGctctgcgcgcacacacattgatAACATTGCTGCTGCGGAACTCATAATTGAAAACAATGACTTCTATTTAGTAAGAGGTGCCAAAGAAGGGCAGAGGACAAGCGCACCCACCTGTTTTCTTTACTCGGCCCATGGTGGAGACTTTCGCCGATCCCGGTGCAGTCAACACCGTGTCCACGACGTGTGCTCTCTGAATGCACAAAGGCGGCAATTTGAATTCTTCACTCACTCACCACAGGGCAGGCAGCATGGCGACAATCTACAGCAGGCAACCCACCTCGATGACATTGTGACACGACTTGCAGAAGAAGCGACCCTCTTCCGACAAGGCCCAAGCCACGGAGCCGCATTGCCCACACGCCTCCTGGTAGTCGCCCTGCATGTGTGGCAAACACAATTATAAGCATTGCTAAAGTAGACTTCCATATTAGGAgcacaaaaaatgtcaacccTTCAGATGTCAAGATGGCGGATATTTTCGGACTGAATAAACTCCCTTTACCAGGAAAAACACGGACAATTCAGATATTTTGCCAATATGAATGGATGTCATGCTGCTATAAAGCGtcgtaaaaatatttcatgacaacaaaataaaagagggTACTAGACCGTGAATTCTTCGTCCATTTGTCCACAGCGAAGGTTTTAAAAAGATAAGTGTGACACTTTTGGAGACGATCCTCACGTGCTGCCACGATTGTTTTGGAAATaggttcttcttcttctgcttcttttcCTACTACTAAACATGTACTGCCACCTACAGGGAGCAACGAGAACTGCAGCTGCTTTTTCAAAGTAAATTGGCATTAAAACATAGGATTTAGATAAATTACGTAAACATGAAAATCAGTTCTGGTTTATTATTGACGCAACGTTGTTTTATTGTAAGACAAGTGAATTATTGTTCGATTAAATACTTTTGTTATGAAGCCGAAACAATAGCTTCCGCTTTGATTGATTCTGCTTCTCCCAACTTGACTTCCCAGCTGAGCGTCTTCCTGGTTTTGTCAACTtgacgtcttttttttcccttctatgACAAAAGAGTCCATCTGAACCGGAACACTAAAAACTTGAAATGTTTCCTCAAGTCTCCTattgaacaacaacaaaaatgaactgCCGAGTTTAGCGTTTTGGTGACGTCCCGACAAAGTGAACATGTTGatgcagttgttttttttcttggttttCACGCAAAATGAAGTCGACACGCACTCACAAGACCCGCAACTCTGTAAGTACATACAAACATATTGCACAAAGAGCCTTCGTGCATCTATTTATAgagctggattttttttcttccataaaTAAAAACGTACTGTAAACACATACCGATAGCCTGCAACACATTTAGATCACTGAACAGCTAAACTAAAACTTTTATTTACTTCTATATGGTGAAAAATGTAGATGTTTAGTCAATATTAACTACACATTTGCATATCAACTTGTTATGAAGAGGTCTGTACTAGTGTAACAAGGCTGTAAACACCTATACACGTAGTTTAAACATCCTATCTTGATTATTACCTGGAATTCATATAGTCGCTCTTTGCAGAAGATAAAGAATACAATCGTACGGTTATATTTTCCGTGGGATGAGCCTTGATGGCTCGGTGTGGTCCTCAGCATCTCTGAGTGCAATGTTGGACGACTTTGACGTGCTGTCGCCGTCCAGCGTACACACGCACTCCATCCGCCGCCGAGACCTGCTGGCCACTCATGTGGAGAAAGAGATCAGCTTCCACGCATTGCAAAGGTCAGGCAATACAAAGAGTTTTTAAATGCTCAGCGACTGACGGTCGTGATTGCTGTGACAGGGACTTCCGTCTGTACCTGAGGAACAACGAGCACATTTTCACCGAAGACTTTTCGGCGTGGGTGGTGGACGACGATGGCAAGCGAAGCTTGAGCGTGGACCGCCACGCCTTCTTCACCGGACACGTCATCGGTGCCTCCCTGCTGCTGGGGGGGATGAATGGTCAACGGTTGCCTTTTTctcattcttttttctttcggtctcgGCAGGAGAAGAAAACTCACGCGTTCAAGCTCACATGGATGATCACGACTTCGCGGCCCGCATCCTCACCCAGGAGGCGGAGTTTAACATTGAGGTAGTTGCTGTTACATAATTGCATCGACGGTAACGATGAGTCAACAAATCAATGAATGTTCATCTCAAGGGATCATTTGAAGCAGTGTGTTGTGGTTTCAGCCTCTTTGGAGGTTCACGTGGCCCTCCGACGGCCGTCTGCTGGTCTACCGCACGGACCGCATCCGAAACGTCAGCCGAGCGCAGCGCTCGTCCGTCTGCGGCTACGTCAACTCCCACCCCAGCCACCTCCTCCCCGACGGCCTTCGCCGCGCCGCCGAAGAAGGTATGGCAGACAGTGTCTGTTCctgatgtcacttcctgttagcAAAGCCGTGACTGTACGTTGTTGTTGTGCAAGCTTCAGAGTCCGCCTGGCGTGCACGCCGTGACGTGCACCCTCACAGTAAGAACACGTGTCCGTTGCTGCTGGTGGCCGACCATCGCTTCTTTACGCACATGGGACGCCGCGACGAGAGCACCACCCTCAACTACTTGGTAAGGTGAAGGCCGAA
The Syngnathus acus chromosome 24, fSynAcu1.2, whole genome shotgun sequence genome window above contains:
- the taf1b gene encoding TATA box-binding protein-associated factor RNA polymerase I subunit B is translated as MDEEFTGDYQEACGQCGSVAWALSEEGRFFCKSCHNVIERAHVVDTVLTAPGSAKVSTMGRVKKTERRRQWVACEGFQFILMKQAAALIMLGVPPSFKDDVLWPLWRRFLQMSKQAYTRDPDESAKFQVQVVDKQLESGAESSFLSASETDGETCLSSPSTSQADSHSDWSIASQSINAHSTPRRKSRRGNMRMTETLALIHLALVWSRQALTLGDLLRLANDGHIPYVHAYQDLPEEMRLDCAEALIFTVQSLPTHQELHRKAQTLVSFLRLPAFPPIRHQDPLHPAMLSLRYLVDANLPDELHPWVCMLMERSSMADMMCVTSEPSSHAALPQYDVQAAALIIVAVKLLFGLDDRTEWDLSNGAGKPMTEERTSHSPGSVFSLRRWYRQLHAAKLQRQRARDRAAARKQWKATPLYPSRKLKYVVLKKKRMAEQLALCLERLSQRNQRAPPAAPSSFTFCWGAANGTDGPSLRHHRLDAVVSPKQEVLTPVNKAYWHLPLASCHPRNCGGSCTLTAVEATLPRSFLWLLQLFCFLLQVSQADLHQEVMKIERRVLSSKTNNRNKQERVVTKTRQKV